gaaaatctcccgtccaaggaagagacatccaaggactgaaacacagcgcatcaaatggtggaatctgaaggatcgaaaggaggtatttttcgcgttggtggctccatctacacttccccaccctactcgtagtgtggaggaaatgtggttgtctacttccagcgttatacgtttgaccgcggagaacactttgggaaagacgactctaggtaagcccaaagtacaaaaggctacgtggttttggaacgaggaagttcaggcggcaattcgtgagaagaagtccaagtataagctctagTGGAGGACACgccagcctgaagatcgggatGCTTAGCTAGCGGCGAAGaagga
This is a stretch of genomic DNA from Necator americanus strain Aroian chromosome II, whole genome shotgun sequence. It encodes these proteins:
- a CDS encoding hypothetical protein (NECATOR_CHRII.G5273.T1), whose product is MLRRRDRRLLQDSKVIPTDHVAAQHHLLVMDLKISRPRKRHPRTETQRIKWWNLKDRKEVFFALVAPSTLPHPTRSVEEMWLSTSSVIRLTAENTLGKTTLGKPKVQKATWFWNEEVQAAIREKKSKYKL